Proteins found in one Zea mays cultivar B73 chromosome 1, Zm-B73-REFERENCE-NAM-5.0, whole genome shotgun sequence genomic segment:
- the LOC100272694 gene encoding Octanoyltransferase LIP2p2, chloroplastic, which yields MALLPLPPCSPCHRRAAPLPAPTVASARHRRGSLRLAAAGACSGPTAARKPRPTAADRRRCECFDLHRRLVPYAEAYCWQKSIVERRKRLIDSGEDHSDTLIALQHPPVYTLGTDSKEEYLHFDKEDAPFEVHRINRGGEVTYHGPGQLVMYPIMNLRYHKEDLHWYFRSLEEVIIRALKSAFSITAARVEGLTGVWVGDRKVAAIGIHGSRMIVYHGLALNITTDLAPFRMIDPCGIKDRGVGSIKEILQRVSDAEEIDDASLMDIVYDSMIKEFAELFQLSLDFSPGCSFQ from the exons ATGGCCCTGCTGCCGTTGCCCCCCTGTTCCCCGTGCCACCGCCGGGCCGCGCCTTTGCCGGCGCCCACGGTCGCCTCGGCGCGCCACCGCAGGGGGAGCCTGCGCCTCGCTGCAGCCGGTGCCTGCTCCGGACCTACCGCCGCGCGGAAGCCCCGTCCCACCGCCGCCGACAGGAGGAG GTGCGAATGCTTTGACCTCCATCGGCGGTTAGTTCCTTACGCGGAGGCTTACTGCTGGCAGAAGTCCATTGTCGAGAGGAGGAAAAGGTTGATAGACAGCGGCGAAGACCACTCCGACACCTTGATTGCTTTGCAACATCCACCGGTCTACACATTGGGCACCGACAGCAAGGAGGAATACCTCCATTTTGACAAGGAAGATGCTCCTTTCGAGGTTCATCGTATTAATCGCGGCGGTGAAGTGACGTACCATGGCCCTGGACAG CTTGTTATGTACCCGATTATGAATCTGCGGTACCACAAAGAGGATCTTCACTGGTACTTCAGGTCACTCGAAGAAGTGATCATCCGCGCACTTAAATCCGCCTTCTCTATAACGGCAGCAAGAGTAGAAGGTCTCACTGGTGTTTGGGttg GGGACCGTAAAGTTGCGGCGATAGGGATCCACGGTTCTCGGATGATAGTTTATCACGGGCTCGCACTAAACATAACAACTGACCTTGCTCCATTCAGAATGATTGATCCTTGCGGCATAAAGGACCGCGGTGTGGGGAGCATTAAGGAGATACTACAAAGGGTGTCTGATGCGGAAGAGATCGATGACGCGTCACTGATGGATATAGTGTATGATTCCATGATCAAGGAGTTTGCGGAACTCTTCCAGCTCAGTCTAGACTTCAGCCCTGGTTGCAGTTTCCAGTGA